From Aedes albopictus strain Foshan chromosome 1, AalbF5, whole genome shotgun sequence, one genomic window encodes:
- the LOC109397601 gene encoding uncharacterized protein LOC109397601 isoform X4, translating to MRDTMPKVLDSDTESEIPVSIQSNNNSEPNTDNEEKPETDALPVERTSLPAVENGNISDTDSICSNQSSARTLPNGNASQTSGPSLPPVRASTPPSATANGNSSSSCASNTPINSGNASSGSSTTVSNTTSILNRTAAGTPLPTAVATAGDRTRKYRHQNFSKNIYIGTKNAEKWDTLRNLLQFKNDVEFVTFLLRLAEVDDRKRKNRIANGLNGDSDSLLQDVLPGVLASSKSDQPTGKPSTKKTKRVQFQESVNIINDNNSSSSMRTSGGGAGIFDFHEDEDDNENGIGVEFRRRRPRTQQPLRSPLPPSEDGHRDEDAAADGGDEDEEQFIVQNIIKKIPGRVGQGGNEVQQDSISSTMGSVSEDSLHTETEVLDYRIAEKIKTEMEEKQKMERKSFGEDMPSTSNFSEHSDRPSDDEAFDSKLDIKKIDIRKAPFDPKLGTSRKMKRETGSVDLRIEYEEQEYRSLTPDERKPLLPPPKKPRKAPTTKNKACTGCGLKHGTDPCPLNTPLAVINNKIELNEWIEQNEDLIKKHKIILKPENPEEMDDENEDNYDDDEDDDEGDENEENQFEEKLDIIPSFSETSLPPEFELRLAPLATTISTVTTPGVTKTEPPMQMDASESSCSLAASQAGDQQPPQLPPPTATVTNTINHGLSVYTKIFIPKYTQLGPVIGLVAKETEIQDDCNMRYMYETFDGTKSTYINMENKNQANWLRYLRPARHRDQKNCVLKVRNEQIVFVTCVDLDVGSELLYWSDESNSAWGKKKMEKTNCGGCNLKFDHPLYYRTHCSVFHDPAFSLTIRKYHCKVCGIAVLGKENIMKHAEKMHDGKGAYQCQFCSKFFLRLNYLEMHRTYGCSMNPQRARPLCDFCGRKFCQPQKLKVHIKRMHSDMAEVLRDFQCKLCSKLLGSRAALQRHSKEVHSRNSAVVSCPRCQKLFQNRSNLKIHMLTHSGVRPFKCAEGECAAAFTTKQCLQFHYKKVHGYTQEQMPKIERSVAYTFDAYSGDGLQRRQRRKLESGEEGSSEKRKRVPKDLPGNILKTKNILESFSEICKNDSNLSLLSTKISSILSGNLKDFAKVPGGLPGLDGDGVRKEELDDDLDSNDCAERDERLEAIQRHLNQPLSDEKHEEFSQLHSRLSNISAQNEQNAMHYKLPSSEDEKPLTDGDGFGDLNSLTSNQKYKEFMNGGNPGLVISKGSKKWISDNGHLQDDNNSENMLAAAANRDFLTKLIMNGGNVGHNSSQAHVADDDEDDDDNSTILDVVDSNNQNQQNSNVQNQQQSQQQQQQQQQQQYTSSFAGLNNSLPDLPAFQNHTFPTHFNHQSLLGSFYNNNNGVTGRNAINTIPTSASMLVEAALNSVSNIINEAEMNNSSNENQNMHMGNMDDGNTASAENNMQTDSFNTEGMNSSVDEMKMLKPHGFPLPMNSISQFSTQSPDDASIIQERNELEVRPKSRDKLTNYGDGEMLGYDDQSHQQQQQSQSTLHKHTPSVDSVRSALSPDQNDFNYSNSNGAQRQQQQQQAQQAATNSPARSVSRQIYGEHDLISPASTPSLPRYDFGADNNSYARRQEKTISSLALENFEANLKSQHHMQHLSSDEDSSIVIAENLSVTASNTEPKLKITNPTSGGDFITPNTGSGSNKYEAVRNSLGSDLSSDLRLKYNSEANVDLPDFRSSNSMNESSDFQGLDMTSRAGLSSSYSHSNFQVPSSGGNLNFNRYHHHIYDILNEREQHQQQQQQQQHQQQQQEFQLQQQQQQQMQHMLQDHIGQDAEADQPASVDLSRTSNYLVPSPPSPALPYSHPHPDMIRMVSLDLSANSGGNMIVGNTPHHVRHPSFLSSQIQHSNRDSLPDHHRLLASEQLAATNHRLLVDPAAHLIFEQNNRLLAETPGPAPPPPRHVVSPQRGFGAYHHHHHHQVGSSNYHHHSVKQNLTSPPLNQHASAAANYHPFPTYY from the exons ATGCGTGATACGATGCCAAAAGTGTTGGACAGTGATACGGAATCGGAGATACCAGTCAGTATTCAGAGTAACAACAACAGCGAGCCGAATACGGATAATGAGGAGAAACCGGAAACGGACGCCCTTCCGGTTGAAAGGACGTCACTCCCAGCGGTGGAAAATGGAAACATCAGCGATACGGACAGCATCTGCAGTAATCAGAGCAGCGCTCGGACGTTACCCAACGGAAATGCTTCGCAAACCTCCGGACCAAGTCTTCCACCAGTCAGAGCATCAACCCCACCATCAGCGACCGCCAACGGTAACAGTTCTTCCAGCTGTGCATCCAACACTCCGATCAACAGCGGCAACGCTAGCTCCGGGAGCAGTACAACTGTCAGCAACACCACTTCAATCCTCAATCGGACCGCGGCGGGAACACCCCTGCCCACCGCAGTAGCGACCGCAGGTGACCGGACACGAAAGTACCGCCACCAAAACTTTAGCAAGAACATCTACATCGGAACGAAGAATGCGGAGAAATGGGACACCTTGCGGAATCTGCTGCAGTTCAAAAACGATGTGGAATTCGTAACATTTCTCCTTCGGTTGGCGGAGGTGGATGATCGGAAGCGAAAAAATCGAATAGCGAACGG GCTGAATGGCGACTCTGACTCTCTGCTGCAAGATGTTCTACCGGGCGTCTTGGCCAGCAGTAAAAGTGACCAACCGACTGGGAAACCTAGCACTAAGAAAACCAAAAGAGTACAATTCCAGGAAAGTGTAAATATAATCAACGATAACAATAGCAGTAGCAGCATGCGAACCTCTGGTGGCGGAGCTGGGATATTCGATTTCCACGAAGATGAAGACGATAACGAAAATGGGATAGGAGTTGAGTTTAGACGGCGACGGCCAAGGACCCAGCAGCCGCTGCGATCGCCTCTGCCGCCGAGTGAGGACGGCCACAGGGATGAGGATGCTGCGGCAGATGGCGGTGATGAAGACGAAGAACAGTTCATTGTTCAAAATATTATCAAAAAGATTCCGGGAAGGGTTGGCCAAGGTGGCAATGAAGTGCAACAGGATTCTATTAGCAGTACGATGGGATCGGTGTCGGAAGATTCCTTACATACCGAAACGGAAGTGTTGGACTATCGCATTGCTGAGAAAATCAAAACGGAAATGGAGGAGAAGCAAAAAATGGAGAGGAAGTCATTTGGGGAGGATATGCCATCGACTTCAAATTTTTCTGAGCATTCGGATCGTCCTTCGGATGATGAAGCATTCGATAGTAAATTGGATATAAAGAAGATCGATATTCGGAAGGCGCCGTTCGATCCAAAGCTCGGAACCAGTAGAAAAATGAAACGAGAAACCGGATCGGTTGATCTGCGTATAGAATACGAAGAGCAAGAATATCGGTCGTTAACCCCGGACGAACGAAAGCCTCTGCTACCACCGCCTAAGAAGCCTAGAAAAGCACCAACAACGAAAAACAAAGCCTGTACAGGATGTGGTTTGAAACACGGGACTGATCCATGTCCGCTGAACACTCCGTTGGCAGTGATAAACAATAAAATCGAGCTTAATGAATGGATTGAACAGAACGAGGACCTAATAAAAAAGCACAAAATTATACTGAAACCCGAAAACCCGGAAGAGATGGACGATGAGAACGAAGACAACTACGATGATGACGAGGATGACGACGAAGGCGATGAGAATGAGGAAAATCAGTTCGAGGAGAAACTCGATATCATTCCGTCATTTTCGGAGACCTCGCTTCCTCCGGAGTTTGAACTTCGATTAGCTCCGTTGGCGACGACGATCAGCACGGTTACGACACCCGGtgtaacaaaaaccgaaccaccGATGCAGATGGATGCCAGCGAGTCTTCGTGCTCGTTAGCTGCGTCCCAAGCGGGTGATCAACAGCCTCCACAACTTCCTCCACCGACGGCAACCGTTACCAATACGATCAACCACGGGCTGAGCGTTTACACGAAGATCTTCATTCCAAAATATACCCAGCTTGGACCGGTAATAGGACTCGTAGCCAAAGAGACGGAAATCCAAGACGACTGCAACATGCGGTACATGTACGAAACGTTCGATGGGACAAAGTCCACCTACATCAACATGGAGAACAAGAATCAGGCGAACTGGTTGCGGTATCTGAGACCAGCTCGGCATCGGGATCAGAAGAACTGCGTGCTGAAGGTCCGCAACGAGCAGATTGTGTTCGTGACGTGCGTGGATCTGGACGTGGGTAGTGAGCTGCTGTACTGGAGCGACGAGAGCAATTCGGCTTGGGGCAAAaagaaaatggagaaaacaa ATTGTGGTGGGTGCAACTTGAAGTTTGACCATCCCCTGTACTACCGTACGCATTGTTCGGTGTTCCATGATCCGGCATTCAGTTTGACCATTCGGAAGTACCATTGTAAGGTATGCGGTATTGCAGTGCTGGGAAAGGAGAACATAATGAAACATGCGGAGAAGATGCACGACGGGAAAGGAGCCTACCAGTGTCAGTTTTGTTCGAAG TTCTTCCTGCGTCTGAACTACCTGGAAATGCATCGGACCTACGGCTGCAGTATGAATCCTCAGCGAGCGCGCCCTCTGTGCGACTTTTGTGGCCGAAAGTTCTGTCAACCTCAGAAACTGAAAGTGCACATTAAACGCATGCACAGCGACATGGCCGAGGTACTGCGGGACTTCCAGTGCAAGCTGTGCTCGAAGCTGCTTGGTTCCCGGGCGGCCCTGCAACGCCACTCCAAGGAGGTACACAGTCGCAACTCTGCCGTGGTAAGCTGCCCGCGGTGCCAGAAACTGTTCCAGAACCGGAGCAACCTGAAGATCCATATGTTGACCCACTCCGGAGTGAGACCATTCAA GTGTGCCGAGGGCGAATGTGCAGCGGCGTTTACAACGAAGCAGTGTCTTCAGTTCCACTACAAGAAGGTGCACGGATACACGCAGGAGCAGATGCCGAAGATCGAGCGCAGTGTGGCGTACACATTTGATGCCTATTCGGGTG ATGGTCTTCAGCGCAGGCAGCGCAGGAAGTTGGAGTCGGGCGAAGAAGGAAGCAGCGAGAAGCGGAAACGGGTACCGAAGGATCTGCCAGGCAACATTCTCAAAACGAAGAACATCTTGGAATCGTTCAGCGAGATTTGCAAAAACGACAGCAATTTGTCACTGTTGTCAACGAAAATATCGTCGATTCTAAGTGGAAATCTGAAGGATTTCGCGAAGGTGCCGGGAGGATTACCTGGACTGGACGGCGATGGAGTTCGAAAGGAAGAACTGGATGACGACTTGGATTCGAACGACTGTGCCGAACGTGATGAGCGTTTGGAAGCGATTCAGCGGCACCTGAATCAACCTCTGTCGGATGAGAAGCATGAAGAGTTCAGTCAACTGCATTCGCGTTTGTCGAACATATCAGCCCAGAACGAACAGAACGCTATGCATTACAAGCTGCCCAGCAGCGAAGACGAGAAGCCGTTGACTGACGGTGATGGGTTTGGGGATTTGAACTCGCTAACGAGTAATCAAAAGTATAAAGAATTTATGAACGGTGGAAATCCGGGACTGGTTATTAGTAAGGGTAGCAAAAAGTGGATAAGTGATAATGGTCATTTGCAAGACGATAACAATTCCGAGAATATGTTGGCGGCTGCAGCCAATAGAGACTTCCTGACGAAGTTGATCATGAACGGTGGGAATGTGGGACATAACTCTTCGCAGGCTCATGTAGCAGACGATGACGAAGATGACGATGATAACTCTACTATTTTGGATGTTGTTGATTCAAACAACCAAAATCAACAGAACTCTAATGTACAAAATCAGCAACAGtctcaacagcaacagcagcaacaacaacagcaacagtatACGTCAAGTTTTGCTGGACTGAACAACTCTTTGCCGGATCTACCAGCATTCCAAAATCACACCTTCCCAACGCATTTCAATCATCAATCGTTATTGGGAAGTTTCTATAACAACAACAACGGGGTAACGGGTCGAAACGCCATCAATACGATACCAACATCAGCCAGCATGCTGGTAGAAGCCGCCTTGAACTCGGTGAGTAACATCATCAATGAAGCGGAGATGAACAACAGTAGCAACGAGAACCAAAATATGCATATGGGAAACATGGACGATGGCAACACTGCCTCAGCCGAGAATAATATGCAAACGGATTCCTTCAACACGGAAGGAATGAACTCTTCAGTTGACGAAATGAAGATGCTGAAACCGCACGGCTTCCCTCTTCCGATGAACTCCATATCACAGTTCTCAACGCAGTCTCCTGATGATGCTAGTATTATTCAAGAGCGCAACGAACTGGAGGTTCGGCCTAAGTCACGAGACAAGCTGACAAACTACGGTGATGGTGAAATGCTTGGTTATGATGATCAGTCtcatcaacagcagcaacaaTCGCAGTCAACGCTTCACAAACATACTCCAAGCGTAGATTCGGTACGTAGTGCATTGTCTCCTGATCAGAATGACTTCAACTATTCGAACTCAAATGGAGCTCAaaggcaacaacagcagcagcaagcaCAGCAAGCAGCTACCAACTCTCCAGCACGATCAGTTTCACGACAAATCTACGGAGAGCATGACTTGATCTCACCAGCATCAACTCCATCGTTACCAAGGTACGATTTCGGCGCAGATAACAATAGCTACGCCCGCCGACAGGAGAAGACCATCAGTTCTTTAGCATTGGAGAACTTTGAAGCAAACCTGAAAAGCCAGCATCATATGCAGCACTTGTCCAGTGATGAAGACAGTAGTATTGTAATTGCTGAAAATCTGTCCGTTACTGCGAGTAATACTGAACCGAAACTGAAGATCACAAATCCAACTTCCGGCGGAGACTTTATCACGCCAAACACTGGAAGCGGAAGTAATAAGTATGAAGCGGTTCGGAACAGCTTGGGTTCGGATCTATCGTCGGATCTCAGACTGAAGTACAACTCTGAGGCCAATGTGGATCTTCCAGATTTCCGCTCTAGCAACAGCATGAATGAGTCCTCGGACTTCCAAGGCTTGGATATGACTTCCAGAGCAGGTCTTTCGTCGAGTTATTCGCACAGTAATTTCCAGGTACCTTCGAGTGGTGGAAACTTGAACTTCAACCGGTATCATCATCACATCTACGACATTCTCAACGAACGGgaacagcaccagcagcagcaacaacaacagcaacaccaACAGCAACAGCAGGAATTCCAactgcaacaacagcagcagcaacagatgCAGCATATGCTACAAGACCACATTGGCCAGGATGCTGAAGCGGATCAACCTGCCTCCGTTGACCTCAGTCGCACATCGAATTACCTAGTTCCATCACCTCCTTCTCCTGCTCTCCCCTACTCTCATCCCCATCCTGACATGATACGCATGGTTTCATTAGATCTCAGTGCAAATAGTGGAGGCAACATGATCGTAGGCAACACCCCTCATCATGTCCGCCATCCATCGTTCTTGTCTTCACAGATTCAGCATT
- the LOC109397601 gene encoding uncharacterized protein LOC109397601 isoform X2, with protein sequence MRDTMPKVLDSDTESEIPVSIQSNNNSEPNTDNEEKPETDALPVERTSLPAVENGNISDTDSICSNQSSARTLPNGNASQTSGPSLPPVRASTPPSATANGNSSSSCASNTPINSGNASSGSSTTVSNTTSILNRTAAGTPLPTAVATAGDRTRKYRHQNFSKNIYIGTKNAEKWDTLRNLLQFKNDVEFVTFLLRLAEVDDRKRKNRIANGLNGDSDSLLQDVLPGVLASSKSDQPTGKPSTKKTKRVQFQESVNIINDNNSSSSMRTSGGGAGIFDFHEDEDDNENGIGVEFRRRRPRTQQPLRSPLPPSEDGHRDEDAAADGGDEDEEQFIVQNIIKKIPGRVGQGGNEVQQDSISSTMGSVSEDSLHTETEVLDYRIAEKIKTEMEEKQKMERKSFGEDMPSTSNFSEHSDRPSDDEAFDSKLDIKKIDIRKAPFDPKLGTSRKMKRETGSVDLRIEYEEQEYRSLTPDERKPLLPPPKKPRKAPTTKNKACTGCGLKHGTDPCPLNTPLAVINNKIELNEWIEQNEDLIKKHKIILKPENPEEMDDENEDNYDDDEDDDEGDENEENQFEEKLDIIPSFSETSLPPEFELRLAPLATTISTVTTPGVTKTEPPMQMDASESSCSLAASQAGDQQPPQLPPPTATVTNTINHGLSVYTKIFIPKYTQLGPVIGLVAKETEIQDDCNMRYMYETFDGTKSTYINMENKNQANWLRYLRPARHRDQKNCVLKVRNEQIVFVTCVDLDVGSELLYWSDESNSAWGKKKMEKTNCGGCNLKFDHPLYYRTHCSVFHDPAFSLTIRKYHCKVCGIAVLGKENIMKHAEKMHDGKGAYQCQFCSKFFLRLNYLEMHRTYGCSMNPQRARPLCDFCGRKFCQPQKLKVHIKRMHSDMAEVLRDFQCKLCSKLLGSRAALQRHSKEVHSRNSAVVSCPRCQKLFQNRSNLKIHMLTHSGVRPFKCAEGECAAAFTTKQCLQFHYKKVHGYTQEQMPKIERSVAYTFDAYSGGMNDGLVDGLQRRQRRKLESGEEGSSEKRKRVPKDLPGNILKTKNILESFSEICKNDSNLSLLSTKISSILSGNLKDFAKVPGGLPGLDGDGVRKEELDDDLDSNDCAERDERLEAIQRHLNQPLSDEKHEEFSQLHSRLSNISAQNEQNAMHYKLPSSEDEKPLTDGDGFGDLNSLTSNQKYKEFMNGGNPGLVISKGSKKWISDNGHLQDDNNSENMLAAAANRDFLTKLIMNGGNVGHNSSQAHVADDDEDDDDNSTILDVVDSNNQNQQNSNVQNQQQSQQQQQQQQQQQYTSSFAGLNNSLPDLPAFQNHTFPTHFNHQSLLGSFYNNNNGVTGRNAINTIPTSASMLVEAALNSVSNIINEAEMNNSSNENQNMHMGNMDDGNTASAENNMQTDSFNTEGMNSSVDEMKMLKPHGFPLPMNSISQFSTQSPDDASIIQERNELEVRPKSRDKLTNYGDGEMLGYDDQSHQQQQQSQSTLHKHTPSVDSVRSALSPDQNDFNYSNSNGAQRQQQQQQAQQAATNSPARSVSRQIYGEHDLISPASTPSLPRYDFGADNNSYARRQEKTISSLALENFEANLKSQHHMQHLSSDEDSSIVIAENLSVTASNTEPKLKITNPTSGGDFITPNTGSGSNKYEAVRNSLGSDLSSDLRLKYNSEANVDLPDFRSSNSMNESSDFQGLDMTSRAGLSSSYSHSNFQVPSSGGNLNFNRYHHHIYDILNEREQHQQQQQQQQHQQQQQEFQLQQQQQQQMQHMLQDHIGQDAEADQPASVDLSRTSNYLVPSPPSPALPYSHPHPDMIRMVSLDLSANSGGNMIVGNTPHHVRHPSFLSSQIQHSNRDSLPDHHRLLASEQLAATNHRLLVDPAAHLIFEQNNRLLAETPGPAPPPPRHVVSPQRGFGAYHHHHHHQVGSSNYHHHSVKQNLTSPPLNQHASAAANYHPFPTYY encoded by the exons ATGCGTGATACGATGCCAAAAGTGTTGGACAGTGATACGGAATCGGAGATACCAGTCAGTATTCAGAGTAACAACAACAGCGAGCCGAATACGGATAATGAGGAGAAACCGGAAACGGACGCCCTTCCGGTTGAAAGGACGTCACTCCCAGCGGTGGAAAATGGAAACATCAGCGATACGGACAGCATCTGCAGTAATCAGAGCAGCGCTCGGACGTTACCCAACGGAAATGCTTCGCAAACCTCCGGACCAAGTCTTCCACCAGTCAGAGCATCAACCCCACCATCAGCGACCGCCAACGGTAACAGTTCTTCCAGCTGTGCATCCAACACTCCGATCAACAGCGGCAACGCTAGCTCCGGGAGCAGTACAACTGTCAGCAACACCACTTCAATCCTCAATCGGACCGCGGCGGGAACACCCCTGCCCACCGCAGTAGCGACCGCAGGTGACCGGACACGAAAGTACCGCCACCAAAACTTTAGCAAGAACATCTACATCGGAACGAAGAATGCGGAGAAATGGGACACCTTGCGGAATCTGCTGCAGTTCAAAAACGATGTGGAATTCGTAACATTTCTCCTTCGGTTGGCGGAGGTGGATGATCGGAAGCGAAAAAATCGAATAGCGAACGG GCTGAATGGCGACTCTGACTCTCTGCTGCAAGATGTTCTACCGGGCGTCTTGGCCAGCAGTAAAAGTGACCAACCGACTGGGAAACCTAGCACTAAGAAAACCAAAAGAGTACAATTCCAGGAAAGTGTAAATATAATCAACGATAACAATAGCAGTAGCAGCATGCGAACCTCTGGTGGCGGAGCTGGGATATTCGATTTCCACGAAGATGAAGACGATAACGAAAATGGGATAGGAGTTGAGTTTAGACGGCGACGGCCAAGGACCCAGCAGCCGCTGCGATCGCCTCTGCCGCCGAGTGAGGACGGCCACAGGGATGAGGATGCTGCGGCAGATGGCGGTGATGAAGACGAAGAACAGTTCATTGTTCAAAATATTATCAAAAAGATTCCGGGAAGGGTTGGCCAAGGTGGCAATGAAGTGCAACAGGATTCTATTAGCAGTACGATGGGATCGGTGTCGGAAGATTCCTTACATACCGAAACGGAAGTGTTGGACTATCGCATTGCTGAGAAAATCAAAACGGAAATGGAGGAGAAGCAAAAAATGGAGAGGAAGTCATTTGGGGAGGATATGCCATCGACTTCAAATTTTTCTGAGCATTCGGATCGTCCTTCGGATGATGAAGCATTCGATAGTAAATTGGATATAAAGAAGATCGATATTCGGAAGGCGCCGTTCGATCCAAAGCTCGGAACCAGTAGAAAAATGAAACGAGAAACCGGATCGGTTGATCTGCGTATAGAATACGAAGAGCAAGAATATCGGTCGTTAACCCCGGACGAACGAAAGCCTCTGCTACCACCGCCTAAGAAGCCTAGAAAAGCACCAACAACGAAAAACAAAGCCTGTACAGGATGTGGTTTGAAACACGGGACTGATCCATGTCCGCTGAACACTCCGTTGGCAGTGATAAACAATAAAATCGAGCTTAATGAATGGATTGAACAGAACGAGGACCTAATAAAAAAGCACAAAATTATACTGAAACCCGAAAACCCGGAAGAGATGGACGATGAGAACGAAGACAACTACGATGATGACGAGGATGACGACGAAGGCGATGAGAATGAGGAAAATCAGTTCGAGGAGAAACTCGATATCATTCCGTCATTTTCGGAGACCTCGCTTCCTCCGGAGTTTGAACTTCGATTAGCTCCGTTGGCGACGACGATCAGCACGGTTACGACACCCGGtgtaacaaaaaccgaaccaccGATGCAGATGGATGCCAGCGAGTCTTCGTGCTCGTTAGCTGCGTCCCAAGCGGGTGATCAACAGCCTCCACAACTTCCTCCACCGACGGCAACCGTTACCAATACGATCAACCACGGGCTGAGCGTTTACACGAAGATCTTCATTCCAAAATATACCCAGCTTGGACCGGTAATAGGACTCGTAGCCAAAGAGACGGAAATCCAAGACGACTGCAACATGCGGTACATGTACGAAACGTTCGATGGGACAAAGTCCACCTACATCAACATGGAGAACAAGAATCAGGCGAACTGGTTGCGGTATCTGAGACCAGCTCGGCATCGGGATCAGAAGAACTGCGTGCTGAAGGTCCGCAACGAGCAGATTGTGTTCGTGACGTGCGTGGATCTGGACGTGGGTAGTGAGCTGCTGTACTGGAGCGACGAGAGCAATTCGGCTTGGGGCAAAaagaaaatggagaaaacaa ATTGTGGTGGGTGCAACTTGAAGTTTGACCATCCCCTGTACTACCGTACGCATTGTTCGGTGTTCCATGATCCGGCATTCAGTTTGACCATTCGGAAGTACCATTGTAAGGTATGCGGTATTGCAGTGCTGGGAAAGGAGAACATAATGAAACATGCGGAGAAGATGCACGACGGGAAAGGAGCCTACCAGTGTCAGTTTTGTTCGAAG TTCTTCCTGCGTCTGAACTACCTGGAAATGCATCGGACCTACGGCTGCAGTATGAATCCTCAGCGAGCGCGCCCTCTGTGCGACTTTTGTGGCCGAAAGTTCTGTCAACCTCAGAAACTGAAAGTGCACATTAAACGCATGCACAGCGACATGGCCGAGGTACTGCGGGACTTCCAGTGCAAGCTGTGCTCGAAGCTGCTTGGTTCCCGGGCGGCCCTGCAACGCCACTCCAAGGAGGTACACAGTCGCAACTCTGCCGTGGTAAGCTGCCCGCGGTGCCAGAAACTGTTCCAGAACCGGAGCAACCTGAAGATCCATATGTTGACCCACTCCGGAGTGAGACCATTCAA GTGTGCCGAGGGCGAATGTGCAGCGGCGTTTACAACGAAGCAGTGTCTTCAGTTCCACTACAAGAAGGTGCACGGATACACGCAGGAGCAGATGCCGAAGATCGAGCGCAGTGTGGCGTACACATTTGATGCCTATTCGGGTGGTATGAATGATGGATTGGTTG ATGGTCTTCAGCGCAGGCAGCGCAGGAAGTTGGAGTCGGGCGAAGAAGGAAGCAGCGAGAAGCGGAAACGGGTACCGAAGGATCTGCCAGGCAACATTCTCAAAACGAAGAACATCTTGGAATCGTTCAGCGAGATTTGCAAAAACGACAGCAATTTGTCACTGTTGTCAACGAAAATATCGTCGATTCTAAGTGGAAATCTGAAGGATTTCGCGAAGGTGCCGGGAGGATTACCTGGACTGGACGGCGATGGAGTTCGAAAGGAAGAACTGGATGACGACTTGGATTCGAACGACTGTGCCGAACGTGATGAGCGTTTGGAAGCGATTCAGCGGCACCTGAATCAACCTCTGTCGGATGAGAAGCATGAAGAGTTCAGTCAACTGCATTCGCGTTTGTCGAACATATCAGCCCAGAACGAACAGAACGCTATGCATTACAAGCTGCCCAGCAGCGAAGACGAGAAGCCGTTGACTGACGGTGATGGGTTTGGGGATTTGAACTCGCTAACGAGTAATCAAAAGTATAAAGAATTTATGAACGGTGGAAATCCGGGACTGGTTATTAGTAAGGGTAGCAAAAAGTGGATAAGTGATAATGGTCATTTGCAAGACGATAACAATTCCGAGAATATGTTGGCGGCTGCAGCCAATAGAGACTTCCTGACGAAGTTGATCATGAACGGTGGGAATGTGGGACATAACTCTTCGCAGGCTCATGTAGCAGACGATGACGAAGATGACGATGATAACTCTACTATTTTGGATGTTGTTGATTCAAACAACCAAAATCAACAGAACTCTAATGTACAAAATCAGCAACAGtctcaacagcaacagcagcaacaacaacagcaacagtatACGTCAAGTTTTGCTGGACTGAACAACTCTTTGCCGGATCTACCAGCATTCCAAAATCACACCTTCCCAACGCATTTCAATCATCAATCGTTATTGGGAAGTTTCTATAACAACAACAACGGGGTAACGGGTCGAAACGCCATCAATACGATACCAACATCAGCCAGCATGCTGGTAGAAGCCGCCTTGAACTCGGTGAGTAACATCATCAATGAAGCGGAGATGAACAACAGTAGCAACGAGAACCAAAATATGCATATGGGAAACATGGACGATGGCAACACTGCCTCAGCCGAGAATAATATGCAAACGGATTCCTTCAACACGGAAGGAATGAACTCTTCAGTTGACGAAATGAAGATGCTGAAACCGCACGGCTTCCCTCTTCCGATGAACTCCATATCACAGTTCTCAACGCAGTCTCCTGATGATGCTAGTATTATTCAAGAGCGCAACGAACTGGAGGTTCGGCCTAAGTCACGAGACAAGCTGACAAACTACGGTGATGGTGAAATGCTTGGTTATGATGATCAGTCtcatcaacagcagcaacaaTCGCAGTCAACGCTTCACAAACATACTCCAAGCGTAGATTCGGTACGTAGTGCATTGTCTCCTGATCAGAATGACTTCAACTATTCGAACTCAAATGGAGCTCAaaggcaacaacagcagcagcaagcaCAGCAAGCAGCTACCAACTCTCCAGCACGATCAGTTTCACGACAAATCTACGGAGAGCATGACTTGATCTCACCAGCATCAACTCCATCGTTACCAAGGTACGATTTCGGCGCAGATAACAATAGCTACGCCCGCCGACAGGAGAAGACCATCAGTTCTTTAGCATTGGAGAACTTTGAAGCAAACCTGAAAAGCCAGCATCATATGCAGCACTTGTCCAGTGATGAAGACAGTAGTATTGTAATTGCTGAAAATCTGTCCGTTACTGCGAGTAATACTGAACCGAAACTGAAGATCACAAATCCAACTTCCGGCGGAGACTTTATCACGCCAAACACTGGAAGCGGAAGTAATAAGTATGAAGCGGTTCGGAACAGCTTGGGTTCGGATCTATCGTCGGATCTCAGACTGAAGTACAACTCTGAGGCCAATGTGGATCTTCCAGATTTCCGCTCTAGCAACAGCATGAATGAGTCCTCGGACTTCCAAGGCTTGGATATGACTTCCAGAGCAGGTCTTTCGTCGAGTTATTCGCACAGTAATTTCCAGGTACCTTCGAGTGGTGGAAACTTGAACTTCAACCGGTATCATCATCACATCTACGACATTCTCAACGAACGGgaacagcaccagcagcagcaacaacaacagcaacaccaACAGCAACAGCAGGAATTCCAactgcaacaacagcagcagcaacagatgCAGCATATGCTACAAGACCACATTGGCCAGGATGCTGAAGCGGATCAACCTGCCTCCGTTGACCTCAGTCGCACATCGAATTACCTAGTTCCATCACCTCCTTCTCCTGCTCTCCCCTACTCTCATCCCCATCCTGACATGATACGCATGGTTTCATTAGATCTCAGTGCAAATAGTGGAGGCAACATGATCGTAGGCAACACCCCTCATCATGTCCGCCATCCATCGTTCTTGTCTTCACAGATTCAGCATT